The region TCGCCTGGCCGACCGGCACCAGCATCCCGCCGCCGACGCCCTGCAGGACTCGGGAGGCGATCAGCATCCAGATGCTTCCGGCGAAGCCGCACAGGACGGAGGCGGTGGTGAAGATGACCACGGCGAGCAGGAAGGTCCGCTTGCTGCCGAACCGGTCGGCGATCCAGCCGGAGGAGGGGATGAAGACCGCCAGGCTGAGCATGTAGCCGGTGAGCACCCACTGCAGGGTGCTGGCGTCCACCCCGAACTCCCGCCCCAGCGTCGCCAGCGCGACGTTGAGGATGGTGATGTCGAGGATCTGCATCACGAGGCCGAGCACGAACGTGATGCCGACCAGCCACTTGTACTCGAGCCGGAACACCGGCGGTCCCCCTGCCTACTCGGTGACCGAACCGCAGCCAGCATGCGCCATCCCCCCGACACCGACAACGTCATTTCCACCGGGGAGAAAAAGTCCAATTAGGACGAGAAACCACGACAACCGCAGATCACGGCAGACGTGCATTCCGCTGGCAGTGCCCATCCGGACCAGTGCCGGCCGAATGGACAGCAGCCCGATCGGTGCCCAAGCCCCCGAAAGCACAAGACCACAGCGAGGGCGAAGCACAGCGGTGCCGAGCAGTGATGGTGAAGCACAGCGGTGCCGAGCCGTGAGGGCAAATCGAAGGGCTGATGCCATCAGGAGGCTGGTCCAAAACCAGGCCGGGAACGCTCGAGAAGGCGAGAAGCACCCCGAAAGCCGCCACCGCACCGTGGGGGGTCCCGGGGGGTTCGACCCCCCGGTGAAATGCGAAGAGACCCCGGTCCGCGCATTCCGCGGACAGAGGCCTCCCCGTCTCGGAGCGGGCGACGGGAATCGAACCCGCGTAGCCAGTTTGGAAGACTGGGGCTCTACCATTGAGCTACGCCCGCGTGTTCTGTTGATGGCCCGTGGTGCCGGTGCCTGGACGGGTCCTCCGCCGGAGGGCCGACCGGTCGCCATCGTAACCGGTCGTTTTCCCGCGACCTTGCGTGCCCCAGCTTAGCGGGTCGCGATAGGCTGCTCGCAACGCACCGGGGTGTCCTGGTGGCGTTGCTGTTCAGACGGGGTGTGGCGCAGCTTGGTAGCGCACTCGCTTTGGGTGCGAGGGGCCGTGGGTTCAAATCCCGCCACCCCGACGATCGGGCGACGGTCGTTCGCGTTCGGCGCGAACCCGTCGCCCGTTGTCTTCTTCGCCGTGAATCCGCCCCCTGTCCGGTTGTCACTGATCGTGATGCGAGTCGCGGTCTTCGCGACGGCCGGTAACGGCTGGGGTGAAAGTTCCGATTCCCGTGGCGTGCGCGATGCCTTTCGGGTTCCGATGCGTGTCCACCTCCCGGCCGTGGTGGTGTGCGCCGTGCTGGGTGCCGTGGCGGTGGTTCTGGTGGGGGTTTCGGTGTTGGTGCAGGGGCCGTCCCCGGCGATCACGCCGCCCACGGAGGGGATCATCACGGCCGTGACCCCGACCGAGCTCAGTTCGGCGGCGGGTCCGGCGCTGGTGAGCCACTGACGCCGGCCGGCGCGTCGCTGACGTCCACCGCGACCAGCGTGGTGGGGCGCACGGCGGCCTTGCCGCAGCTGTTCGGTCGCGGCGGATCGAGTTCGCGTTCGTGGACGGTGACCGTCCACGTCCGGCCGTCCTGGTGCGTGACGCGCACCTGGTCCCCGTCGGCCGGCTCCACCCGCAGCGCGTCGATCAGGTGCTCGCCGATTTGGTCGCGGACCGCGAGTTCGGCGACCTGGCCCGCCCTGGTCCAGGTGGAGCGGCCTCGGCAGTGCTCCAGCGTGACCTTGCCCGAGCCTGCTGCCGCGAGCGCGGCGTCGGCTTGGTGCGGGCCGAGCCTGCCGTAGGTGTAGCCGCTGGGCAGCAGGACCGCCGCGGGGGCGAACCGGTGGCCGCCGGTGTGGGTGGTCTCCCAGACCGCGTCGCCGTGGCGGCCCTGCAGTCCTGCGACGAGCTCGCGGCCGAGGACCGCGCAGCAGCGGTCGCGGCGGCCGTTGGTGCAGACCAGCAGCAGCGGCTCGGCGACCTCGCGTCCCCAGCCGCCGTGGCGGCCCGCCGCGATCGCCGCGAAATTCAGGCCGAGCAGTTCGGACGGGTCGGACAGGTCGGCCGCCCGCAGCCAGGACCCGGTCGGGCCGGTGTGGGCGAGGTAGGCGCGGCGCGGTCCGTCCGGTGGCTCGTCGGCGTGCCTGCCGGGGCGCCGGATGAGCTGTACCCGCACTCCGGCGGGTCCCGCGGCGGCGTCCAGCGCCCGTCCGACCGCCGGATCCAGGTGGCTCTGCAGCAGCGCGTTGTGACCCCAAGGGCCACGCTGCTCCAGGCACAGCCAGCCACCGGCCACGGCGGCAGTGCCGGGCAGCGGTTCGCCGAGCGATTCGGACAGGGCGGCGCAGGTCGCGTCGCCGGCGGCGGTGTCTTGCACACCTCCACTGAAGCACGCCGCGCGGTGACCTGACGGGTGGCACCGTCGCCCGGCAGAGGTGGTAAGCAACCCCGAACCGGGTACCCGAGCTGCAAGCAATAGACTCGGAGGTCAGCCCGGCGTCGACGGATGCGGCCCAGGGCCGCTCCCGCAGGCACCGCCGGGGTACGAAGCACGTTCGCACTAGGAGACCACGTGAAGAGCACCGTCGAGCACCTGAGCCCGACGCGCGTACGGATCAACGTCGAGGTGCCGTTCGACGAGCTCAAGCCGAACTTCGACCGCGCGTACAAGGCACTGGCCCAGCAGGTCCGCATCCCCGGCTTCCGGCCGGGCAAGGTGCCCGCCAGGGTGCTGGAGAGCCGGATCGGTCGTGGACCCGTGCTCGACGAGGTCGTCAACGAGTCGGTCCCGGCCAAGTACCTCGAAGCCGTCAACAGCAGCGAGGTGCGCACCCTCGGTCGCCCCGACATCGAGGTGACCAAGATCGAGGACGGCGACGTCATCGAGTTCAAGGCCGAGGTCGACGTCCGTCCCGAGATCACCGTGCCGGCCTTCGGCGAGCTGAAGGTGTCGGTCGACGACGTCGAGGTGACCGAGGAAGAGGTCAACGAGCAGCTCGACGAGCTGCGCGCCCGCTTCGGCACCCTGGCAGGCGTCGAGCGGCCCGCCCAGCAGGGCGACTTCGTCAGCATCGACCTGTCGGCCACCGTCGACGGCCAGGAGGTCGAGGAGGCCCAGACCAGCGGCCTGTCCTACGAGATCGGTTCCGGCCAGCTCATCGACGGCATCGACGAGGCGCTGATCGGCGCGAGCGAGGGCGAGACCCGGACGTTCACCACCAACCTGGTGGCAGGCGAGCACGCGGGCAAGGACGCCGAGGTCACCGTCAAGCTGAACTCGGTCAAGGAACGGCACCTGCCCGAGGTCGACGACGAGTTCGCCCAGATGGCCAGCGAGTTCGACTCCGTCGACGAGCTGCTGTCGGACCTGCGGGAGCGGCTGGGCCGGGTCAAGCGGATGCAGCAGGGCATGCAGGCCAGGGACAAGGTCCTGGAGGCGCTGCTGGAGACCGTCGAGGTCCCGCTGCCGGAGAAGGTCGTCGAGTCCGAGATCGACGTGCGCAAGCACGACGCGATCCACCCGTTCGACCACGACGAGGACCGCTTCGGCGAGTGGCTGGAGCAGCAGGGCCAGACCCGCGAGCAGTTCGAGGACGAGACCCGCGAGGAGGCGGAGAAGGCGGTGCGGACCCAGCTGGTGCTGGACACCATCGCCGACGCCGAGGACGTGTCGGTCTCCGACAACGAGCTGACCGAGCGGATCATCTACCAGGCGCAGCGGTTCGGCGTGAGCCCCGACCAGTACGTCCAGCAGGCCCAGCAGTCCGGCCAGCTCGGCGCGATCTACGCCGACGTCCGGCGCAGCAAGGCCCTGTTCTCGGTGGTGCGGCAGGCCACCGTGACCGACGAGGAGGGCAACGAGCTCGACCTCGACGAGCTGTTCGGCACGCAGGCCGGCGAGGAGCAGGGCGAGCAGGCCGAGGGCACCGAGGCCACCGACGAGCAGTCGGCGAAGGCGGACGCCAAGGCGGAGTGACCGCGGTCGCGAAAACTCGAATAGGCATGCTCTGAGCGAACGTGGGCGGTACTGGGAAGCTGGTGCCGCCCACTTTCGTTAGGGTCTGTCGTAGCGGATCACCCGAAGGGGAATCGCGACATCGCAGGGGTCGCATTGGTCCACAGTGGAGGTCCCCCCTCCACCGCGGACCCGGCGCCCCCGTGGAAGAGGCCCACAGTGGGAGAAGGCAGGGGAGACGTGACGCAGCACCAGACTGTTCCGGCGTCCGGCGCTGGATCGCCGCAGATGCGGACGACGACGAACGGGCTCTCGCTCAACGACTCGGTGTACGAGCGGTTGCTGCGGGAACGCATCATCGTCCTCGGTTCCCAGGTCGAGGACTCGATCGCCAACCAGATCTGCTCTCAGCTGATCTTGCTGGCCGCCGAGGACCCGGAACGCGACATTTCGTTGTACATCAACTCGCCGGGTGGCTCGGTGCCGGCGGGCATGGCGATCTACGACACCATGCAGCTCATCCAGCCGGACGTGGCGACCGTTGCGATGGGCTTCGCCGCGTCGATGGGGCAGTTCCTGCTTTCGGCGGGTGCCCGGGGCAAGCGCTTCGCGCTGCCGCACGCGCGGATCATGATGCACCAGCCGTCGGCGGGCATCGGTGGTACCGCTTCAGACATCGCCATCCAGGCCGAGGTCTTCGCCAAGAACAAGCGGGAGATGGCGGAGCTGATCGCCGAGCAGACCGGTCAGCCGATCGAGAAGATCGAGGCCGACTCCGACCGGGACAAGTGGTTCACCGCGGAGGAGGCCCGCGACTACGGCTTCGTCGACCACATCGCCACCGCCGCCAACCTGCCGCGCGGCTGACCGAGACGAGGAGTGTTCCCGTGAACCCCTACCAGTCCTTGCAGTCCCGGTACGTGCTGCCCTCGTTCGTCGAGCGCACCGCGTACGGGGTCAAGGAGTCCAACCCGTACAACAAGCTGTTCGAGGAGCGCATCGTCTTCCTCGGCGTCCAGGTCGACGACGCCTCGGCCAACGACGTGATGGCGCAGCTGCTGTTCCTGGAGTCCGACGACCCGGACCGCGAGATCCAGATCTACATCAACTCGCCCGGCGGTTCGTTCACCGCGCTGATGGCGATCTACGACACGATCCAGTACGTTCGCCCGGACGTGCGTACGATCTGCCTGGGCCAGGCCGCCTCGGCGGCGGCGGTCATCCTCGCCGCCGGCACCAAGGGCAAGCGGCTGGCGCTGCCCAACTCGCGGATGCTGATCCACCAGCCCGCGACGGAGGGCATCTACGGCCAGGTCTCCGACCTGGAGATCCAGGCGGCCGAGGTGCAGCGGATGCGTGACCAGATGGAGGCCACGCTCGCCAGGCACACCAACCGCACGCAGGAACAGGTTCGCAAGGACGTCGAGCGGGACAAGATCCTCACCGCCGACCAGGCTGTGGAGTACGGCATCATCGACGAGGTGCTGCCCTACCGCAAGCTGTCGGCGATGAAGTCCTGAAGACATGCCGGACGCGGTCCGGTGAGACGGTGGTCACAACTCGATCACCTGTTCACCGGTCCGCCCGTGCTCGCGCAGGGTGAGCACGGTCAGGCGGCGACACGCCGGGCACGTCGTGAGTCACGCCGTGCCCGGCGTGTGGCG is a window of Saccharopolyspora erythraea NRRL 2338 DNA encoding:
- the tig gene encoding trigger factor, with the translated sequence MKSTVEHLSPTRVRINVEVPFDELKPNFDRAYKALAQQVRIPGFRPGKVPARVLESRIGRGPVLDEVVNESVPAKYLEAVNSSEVRTLGRPDIEVTKIEDGDVIEFKAEVDVRPEITVPAFGELKVSVDDVEVTEEEVNEQLDELRARFGTLAGVERPAQQGDFVSIDLSATVDGQEVEEAQTSGLSYEIGSGQLIDGIDEALIGASEGETRTFTTNLVAGEHAGKDAEVTVKLNSVKERHLPEVDDEFAQMASEFDSVDELLSDLRERLGRVKRMQQGMQARDKVLEALLETVEVPLPEKVVESEIDVRKHDAIHPFDHDEDRFGEWLEQQGQTREQFEDETREEAEKAVRTQLVLDTIADAEDVSVSDNELTERIIYQAQRFGVSPDQYVQQAQQSGQLGAIYADVRRSKALFSVVRQATVTDEEGNELDLDELFGTQAGEEQGEQAEGTEATDEQSAKADAKAE
- a CDS encoding ATP-dependent Clp protease proteolytic subunit, giving the protein MNPYQSLQSRYVLPSFVERTAYGVKESNPYNKLFEERIVFLGVQVDDASANDVMAQLLFLESDDPDREIQIYINSPGGSFTALMAIYDTIQYVRPDVRTICLGQAASAAAVILAAGTKGKRLALPNSRMLIHQPATEGIYGQVSDLEIQAAEVQRMRDQMEATLARHTNRTQEQVRKDVERDKILTADQAVEYGIIDEVLPYRKLSAMKS
- a CDS encoding ATP-dependent Clp protease proteolytic subunit, which produces MRTTTNGLSLNDSVYERLLRERIIVLGSQVEDSIANQICSQLILLAAEDPERDISLYINSPGGSVPAGMAIYDTMQLIQPDVATVAMGFAASMGQFLLSAGARGKRFALPHARIMMHQPSAGIGGTASDIAIQAEVFAKNKREMAELIAEQTGQPIEKIEADSDRDKWFTAEEARDYGFVDHIATAANLPRG
- a CDS encoding sucrase ferredoxin; amino-acid sequence: MQDTAAGDATCAALSESLGEPLPGTAAVAGGWLCLEQRGPWGHNALLQSHLDPAVGRALDAAAGPAGVRVQLIRRPGRHADEPPDGPRRAYLAHTGPTGSWLRAADLSDPSELLGLNFAAIAAGRHGGWGREVAEPLLLVCTNGRRDRCCAVLGRELVAGLQGRHGDAVWETTHTGGHRFAPAAVLLPSGYTYGRLGPHQADAALAAAGSGKVTLEHCRGRSTWTRAGQVAELAVRDQIGEHLIDALRVEPADGDQVRVTHQDGRTWTVTVHERELDPPRPNSCGKAAVRPTTLVAVDVSDAPAGVSGSPAPDPPPN